Proteins encoded together in one Staphylococcus aureus window:
- a CDS encoding APC family permease, which translates to MGSFFNKIARKEDPAIYQNKDGHLKRTLRVRDFLALGVGTIVSTSIFTLPGIVAAEHAGPAVALSFLLAAIVAGLVAFTYAEMAAAMPFAGSAYSWVNVLFGEFFGWVAGWALLAEYFIAVAFVASGFSANLRGLVKPIGIELPAALSNPFGTNGGFIDIIAAIVILLTALLLSRGMSEAARMENILVILKVLAIILFVIVGLTAINVSNYVPFIPEHKVTATGDFGGWQGIYAGVSMIFLAYIGFDSIAANSAEALDPQKTMPRGILGSLSVAIVLFIAVALVLVGMFHYSQYANNAEPVGWALRQSGHGVVAAIVQAISVIGMFTALIGMMLAGSRLLYSFGRDGLLPSWLSHLNDKHLPNRALVILTIIGVLIGSMFPFAFLAQLISAGTLVAFMFVSLAMYRLRKREGKDLPIPAFKLPLYPVLPAITFVLVLLVFWGLGFEAKLYTLIWFIVGIILYLSYGLRHSKKNDVAEYHPPK; encoded by the coding sequence ATGGGAAGTTTTTTCAATAAAATAGCACGAAAAGAGGATCCGGCTATCTATCAAAATAAAGATGGTCATTTAAAGCGTACACTTCGGGTGCGTGATTTCTTAGCTTTAGGTGTAGGAACAATTGTATCGACATCTATCTTTACGCTACCTGGCATTGTTGCTGCAGAACATGCAGGACCGGCCGTTGCGTTATCATTCTTACTCGCTGCTATTGTTGCTGGTTTAGTTGCATTTACTTATGCAGAAATGGCTGCCGCTATGCCATTTGCAGGTTCAGCCTATTCTTGGGTCAATGTATTATTTGGTGAATTTTTTGGATGGGTTGCCGGTTGGGCTCTATTAGCTGAATATTTTATCGCCGTAGCCTTTGTTGCATCAGGATTCTCAGCGAATTTACGCGGACTTGTGAAACCAATTGGCATCGAATTACCTGCAGCATTATCAAATCCATTTGGTACAAATGGCGGTTTTATCGATATTATTGCTGCTATCGTTATTTTATTAACTGCATTATTACTATCACGTGGTATGTCGGAAGCAGCTCGTATGGAAAATATTTTAGTTATTTTAAAAGTATTAGCTATTATTTTATTTGTCATCGTAGGTTTAACAGCAATAAATGTTAGTAACTATGTGCCATTTATTCCAGAACACAAAGTAACTGCTACAGGTGACTTTGGTGGATGGCAAGGCATATATGCTGGTGTTTCAATGATTTTCTTAGCGTATATCGGTTTCGATTCTATCGCAGCAAACTCAGCAGAAGCACTTGATCCTCAAAAGACAATGCCTAGAGGTATTCTTGGTTCTTTAAGCGTTGCTATCGTATTATTTATTGCTGTAGCACTTGTGTTAGTTGGTATGTTCCATTACTCACAATACGCAAACAATGCTGAACCTGTTGGTTGGGCTTTACGTCAAAGTGGTCATGGTGTTGTAGCAGCTATTGTTCAAGCTATCTCTGTTATCGGTATGTTTACAGCATTAATTGGTATGATGTTAGCAGGCTCACGTTTACTTTATTCATTTGGACGTGACGGCTTATTACCTTCATGGTTAAGCCACTTAAACGACAAACATTTACCTAATCGCGCACTAGTTATACTTACTATTATTGGTGTTTTAATTGGTTCTATGTTCCCATTCGCATTTTTAGCACAATTAATTTCAGCAGGTACACTTGTTGCATTTATGTTCGTTTCATTAGCAATGTATCGTTTGAGAAAGCGTGAAGGTAAAGATCTACCAATTCCTGCATTTAAATTACCTTTATATCCTGTGTTACCAGCAATTACATTTGTTTTAGTATTGCTAGTATTCTGGGGATTAGGATTCGAAGCGAAATTATACACTTTAATTTGGTTTATTGTTGGTATCATCCTATATTTAAGTTATGGACTTAGACATTCTAAGAAAAATGACGTAGCTGAATACCACCCACCAAAATAA
- a CDS encoding aspartate aminotransferase family protein gives MSKAHQLIQEDEHYFAKSGRIKYYPLVIDHGYGATLVDIEGKTYIDLLSSASSQNVGHAPREVTEAIKAQVDKFIHYTPAYMYHEPLVRLAKKLCEIAPGDFEKRVTFGLTGSDANDGIIKFARAYTGRPYIISFTNAYHGSTFGSLSMSAISLNMRKHYGPLLNGFYHIPFPDKYRGMYEQPQANSVEEYLAPLKEMFAKYVPADEVACIVIETIQGDGGLLEPVPGYFEALEKICREHGILIAVDDIQQGFGRTGTWSSVSHFNFTPDLITFGKSLAGGMPMSAIVGRKEIMNCLEAPAHLFTTGANPVSCEAALATIQMIEDQSLLQASAEKGEYVRKRMDQWVSKYNSVGDVRGKGLSIGIDIVSDKKLKTRDASAALKICNYCFEHGVVIIAVAGNVLRFQPPLVITYEQLDTALNTIEDALTALEAGNLDQYDISGQGW, from the coding sequence ATGAGTAAAGCACATCAATTAATTCAAGAGGATGAACATTATTTTGCGAAATCAGGACGTATTAAATATTATCCGTTAGTGATTGATCATGGATATGGAGCAACATTGGTTGATATTGAGGGGAAGACATATATCGATTTGTTATCGAGTGCGAGTTCTCAAAACGTAGGTCATGCACCTAGAGAAGTAACAGAAGCGATAAAGGCACAAGTTGATAAATTTATTCATTATACACCAGCATATATGTATCATGAACCGTTGGTACGTTTAGCTAAGAAGCTTTGTGAGATTGCACCTGGAGATTTTGAAAAAAGAGTGACCTTCGGATTAACCGGATCAGACGCAAATGATGGCATCATTAAATTTGCCAGAGCATATACAGGGCGTCCTTATATCATTAGTTTCACTAATGCATATCATGGTTCAACTTTTGGCTCATTGTCTATGTCAGCTATTAGTTTAAATATGCGCAAACATTATGGTCCGTTATTGAATGGTTTTTATCATATTCCGTTTCCAGATAAATATCGTGGTATGTACGAGCAGCCACAAGCTAATTCAGTAGAAGAATATTTAGCACCCTTAAAAGAAATGTTTGCGAAGTATGTACCTGCTGACGAAGTAGCATGTATTGTTATTGAAACGATACAAGGCGATGGTGGACTTTTAGAACCAGTTCCAGGGTATTTTGAAGCGTTAGAAAAGATTTGTCGTGAACATGGTATTTTAATCGCTGTCGATGATATTCAACAAGGTTTTGGGAGAACAGGTACATGGAGTTCAGTCTCGCATTTTAATTTTACGCCTGATTTAATCACTTTCGGAAAATCCTTAGCAGGTGGTATGCCTATGTCAGCAATTGTTGGACGCAAAGAGATTATGAATTGTTTAGAAGCACCAGCACATTTATTTACAACAGGTGCTAATCCAGTTAGTTGTGAAGCTGCATTAGCCACAATTCAAATGATTGAAGATCAGTCGCTTCTTCAGGCTAGTGCGGAAAAAGGGGAATATGTTAGGAAACGAATGGATCAATGGGTATCTAAATACAATAGTGTAGGCGATGTTAGAGGTAAAGGTCTGAGCATTGGTATTGATATTGTTTCCGACAAAAAACTCAAAACACGTGATGCCAGTGCGGCACTTAAAATTTGTAATTACTGCTTTGAGCATGGCGTAGTTATTATAGCTGTAGCAGGAAATGTGTTGCGATTCCAACCGCCATTGGTAATAACATATGAGCAATTAGACACGGCGTTAAACACTATAGAAGATGCACTGACTGCTTTGGAAGCAGGTAACTTAGATCAATATGACATATCTGGACAAGGTTGGTAA
- a CDS encoding fructose bisphosphate aldolase, which produces MNKEQLEKMKNGKGFIAALDQSGGSTPKALKEYGVNEDQYSNEDEMFQLVHDMRTRVVTSPSFSPDKILGAILFEQTMDREVESKYTADYLADKGVVPFLKVDKGLAEEQNGVQLMKPIDNLDNLLDRANERHIFGTKMRSNILELNEQGIKDVVEQQFEVAKQIIAKGLVPIIEPEVNINAKDKAEIEKVLKAELKKGLDSLNADQLVMLKLTIPTEPNLYKELAEHPNVVRVVVLSGGYSREKANELLKDNAELIASFSRALASDLRADQSKEEFDKALGDAVESIYDASVNKN; this is translated from the coding sequence ATGAATAAAGAGCAATTAGAAAAAATGAAAAATGGAAAAGGCTTTATTGCCGCATTAGACCAAAGTGGTGGTAGTACACCAAAAGCACTTAAAGAATATGGTGTAAACGAAGATCAATATAGCAATGAAGACGAAATGTTCCAACTTGTTCACGATATGCGTACACGTGTGGTAACTTCACCTTCATTCTCACCAGATAAAATTTTGGGTGCTATTCTTTTCGAACAAACAATGGATCGCGAAGTAGAAAGCAAATACACTGCAGATTACTTAGCTGATAAAGGTGTTGTTCCGTTCTTAAAAGTAGACAAAGGTCTTGCTGAAGAGCAAAATGGTGTTCAATTAATGAAACCAATCGACAACTTAGACAATTTATTAGACCGTGCAAACGAACGTCACATTTTTGGTACAAAAATGCGTTCTAACATTTTAGAATTAAATGAGCAAGGTATCAAAGACGTTGTTGAACAACAATTTGAAGTTGCTAAACAAATTATTGCTAAAGGTTTAGTTCCAATTATCGAACCAGAAGTTAATATTAATGCAAAAGACAAAGCTGAAATTGAAAAAGTATTAAAAGCTGAACTTAAAAAAGGTTTAGATAGCTTAAATGCTGATCAATTAGTAATGTTGAAATTAACAATTCCTACTGAACCAAACTTATACAAAGAGTTAGCTGAACATCCTAATGTTGTTCGTGTCGTTGTATTATCAGGTGGTTACAGCAGAGAAAAAGCAAATGAATTACTTAAAGATAACGCTGAACTTATCGCAAGTTTCTCACGTGCATTAGCTAGTGATTTAAGAGCTGATCAATCTAAAGAAGAATTCGATAAAGCTTTAGGTGATGCTGTAGAATCAATCTACGACGCATCTGTAAACAAAAACTAA
- the lqo gene encoding L-lactate dehydrogenase (quinone): MAKSNSKDIVLIGAGVLSTTFGSMLKEIEPDWNIHVYERLDRPAIESSNERNNAGTGHAALCELNYTVLQPDGSIDIEKAKVINEEFEISKQFWGHLVKSGSIENPREFINPLPHISYVRGKNNVKFLKDRYEAMKAFPMFDNIEYTEDIEVMKKWIPLMMKGREDNPGIMAASKIDEGTDVNFGELTRKMAKSIEAHPNATVQFNHEVVDFEQLSNGQWEVTVKNRLTGEKFKQVTDYVFIGAGGGAIPLLQKTGIPESKHLGGFPISGQFLACTNPQVIEQHDAKVYGKEPPGTPPMTVPHLDTRYIDGQRTLLFGPFANVGPKFLKNGSNLDLFKSVKTYNITTLLAAAVKNLPLIKYSFDQVIMTKEGCMNHLRTFYPEARNEDWQLYTAGKRVQVIKDTPEHGKGFIQFGTEVVNSQDHTVIALLGESPGASTSVSVALEVLERNFPEYKTEWAPKIKKMIPSYGESLIEDEKLMRKIRKQTSKDLELGYYEN, from the coding sequence ATGGCTAAGTCTAATAGTAAAGACATCGTTTTAATTGGAGCCGGTGTACTTAGCACAACATTTGGTTCAATGTTAAAAGAAATTGAGCCAGACTGGAATATCCACGTTTACGAACGCTTGGATCGTCCTGCAATCGAAAGTTCAAACGAAAGAAATAATGCTGGTACGGGTCATGCAGCATTATGTGAGTTGAACTACACAGTTTTACAACCTGATGGTTCTATCGACATCGAAAAAGCGAAAGTGATTAACGAAGAGTTTGAGATTTCAAAACAATTCTGGGGTCACTTAGTGAAAAGCGGTAGCATCGAGAACCCAAGAGAATTTATCAATCCATTACCACACATCAGTTATGTTAGAGGTAAAAACAATGTTAAATTCTTAAAAGATCGTTACGAAGCGATGAAAGCTTTCCCTATGTTCGATAATATCGAATATACTGAAGACATCGAAGTAATGAAAAAATGGATTCCATTGATGATGAAAGGCCGTGAAGATAACCCTGGTATCATGGCGGCAAGTAAAATTGACGAAGGTACAGATGTAAACTTCGGTGAATTAACACGTAAAATGGCTAAAAGCATTGAAGCACATCCAAATGCTACAGTGCAATTTAACCATGAAGTTGTTGATTTTGAACAATTATCAAATGGTCAATGGGAAGTTACTGTTAAAAATCGCCTAACTGGTGAGAAATTCAAACAAGTAACTGACTACGTATTCATCGGTGCTGGCGGTGGAGCAATTCCATTATTACAAAAAACAGGTATCCCTGAAAGTAAACATTTGGGTGGATTCCCTATCAGTGGTCAATTCTTAGCTTGTACAAACCCACAAGTTATTGAACAACACGATGCCAAAGTTTATGGTAAAGAGCCACCTGGTACACCACCAATGACTGTACCTCATTTAGATACGCGTTACATTGATGGTCAAAGAACATTATTATTTGGACCATTTGCTAATGTTGGACCTAAATTCTTGAAAAATGGTTCTAACTTAGATTTATTCAAGTCTGTTAAAACATACAACATTACAACTTTATTAGCAGCAGCAGTTAAAAACTTACCTTTAATTAAATACTCATTTGACCAAGTAATTATGACAAAAGAAGGTTGTATGAACCACTTACGTACTTTCTATCCAGAAGCACGTAATGAAGATTGGCAATTATACACTGCTGGTAAACGTGTACAAGTTATCAAAGATACACCTGAACACGGTAAAGGATTCATCCAATTCGGTACAGAAGTGGTTAACTCACAAGACCACACTGTAATTGCATTATTAGGTGAATCACCAGGGGCTTCAACTTCAGTTTCAGTTGCGTTAGAAGTATTAGAACGTAACTTCCCTGAATACAAAACTGAATGGGCACCTAAAATTAAGAAAATGATTCCATCATACGGTGAATCATTAATTGAAGACGAAAAATTAATGAGAAAAATCCGTAAACAAACTTCAAAAGACTTAGAATTAGGTTACTACGAAAACTAA
- the mbcS gene encoding acyl-CoA synthetase MbcS, whose amino-acid sequence MQKSALFAPEKYNIISEIEKYSHIPDKKAILYHNTEGEDISVTYQQLIEQSNKVGNVLASHGLSKGDKVLIMMPRSIATYELYIAALKLGVAIIPCSEMLRTKDLQYRITHGEINAVIALEPFTVEFEKIKEYDALTKFVIAGQKDGWISLEAEKENASNKLEMADTTRDDMAILSYTSGTTGNPKAVTHCHGWGFAHLQMAPKHWLCINEDDLVWATAAPGWQKWVWSPFLSVLGSGATAFVFNGRFSPETYLELLQKYQINVLCCTPTEYRMMAKLQNLNDYDLTHLHSAVSAGEPLNREVVEQFKKYFNLTVRDGYGQTESTLLIGFLKDTPQRIGSMGKGIPGSSVTVVDDEGNSVPANTKGNIAVPLDLPALFKGYYKEPERTAKAQTGKYYITGDLAHVDDDGYFWFEGRRDDIIISSGYTIGPFEVEDALTNHPAVKECAVVAKPHDIRGNIVKAFVILQDHTAGDDTLVKELQQFVKNEVAPYKYPREIEFVDDLPKTNSGKIRRVELRDAEIEKWQQQKDSNQ is encoded by the coding sequence ATGCAAAAGTCAGCTCTATTCGCGCCTGAAAAATATAACATTATTTCGGAAATCGAAAAATATAGCCACATACCAGATAAAAAGGCAATTTTATATCATAATACTGAAGGCGAAGATATATCAGTCACTTACCAACAGCTCATTGAACAGTCTAATAAAGTAGGTAATGTTTTAGCATCGCACGGTTTATCTAAAGGCGATAAAGTACTCATTATGATGCCACGATCTATTGCGACGTATGAATTATATATTGCTGCTTTAAAATTAGGTGTTGCAATCATTCCATGTTCTGAAATGCTAAGAACTAAAGATTTACAATACCGTATCACACATGGTGAAATTAATGCAGTTATTGCACTAGAGCCATTCACAGTTGAATTTGAAAAAATTAAAGAATATGATGCGTTAACTAAATTTGTTATTGCCGGTCAAAAAGATGGATGGATTTCACTTGAAGCTGAAAAAGAAAACGCAAGTAACAAACTAGAAATGGCAGATACGACGCGTGATGATATGGCGATTCTGTCATATACATCTGGTACAACTGGCAATCCTAAAGCCGTTACACATTGTCATGGATGGGGATTTGCACATTTACAAATGGCACCAAAACATTGGTTATGTATTAATGAAGATGACTTAGTTTGGGCAACAGCAGCACCAGGTTGGCAAAAATGGGTATGGAGTCCTTTCTTATCTGTATTAGGTTCAGGTGCAACTGCTTTTGTATTTAATGGAAGGTTCAGTCCTGAAACATACTTAGAATTGCTTCAAAAATATCAAATTAATGTTTTATGTTGTACACCGACAGAATATCGTATGATGGCTAAATTACAGAACTTAAATGATTATGACTTAACGCATTTACATAGTGCCGTTTCTGCAGGTGAGCCACTAAATCGAGAAGTAGTTGAACAATTCAAGAAATACTTTAATTTAACTGTAAGAGATGGATATGGCCAGACTGAAAGTACCTTGCTTATAGGCTTTTTAAAAGATACACCACAGAGGATTGGATCAATGGGTAAAGGCATTCCGGGTAGTTCGGTCACTGTAGTAGATGATGAGGGGAATAGCGTACCTGCTAATACGAAAGGGAATATTGCAGTACCACTTGATTTGCCAGCACTTTTCAAAGGGTATTATAAAGAGCCAGAACGTACGGCGAAAGCGCAAACAGGTAAATACTACATCACTGGTGACTTAGCTCATGTAGATGATGATGGTTATTTCTGGTTTGAAGGACGTCGAGATGACATTATTATTAGTTCAGGCTATACGATTGGGCCTTTTGAAGTTGAAGATGCGTTAACGAATCATCCAGCCGTTAAAGAATGTGCTGTAGTAGCAAAACCTCATGATATACGAGGAAATATTGTTAAAGCATTCGTTATTTTACAGGACCATACTGCGGGTGATGATACGTTAGTTAAAGAACTACAACAATTTGTTAAAAATGAAGTTGCACCATATAAATATCCGAGAGAGATTGAATTCGTTGACGACTTACCAAAAACAAACTCAGGTAAAATTCGTCGTGTTGAACTACGAGATGCTGAAATAGAAAAATGGCAACAACAAAAAGATAGCAATCAATAA
- a CDS encoding antibiotic biosynthesis monooxygenase, translating into MKIYDEYRSYVIEELDDCLTIQKNNDTAYYDVLEAINDLSNDSLCVLNHLYINEGQEETFEQKFLRRNKHLKNVDGFKALRFLRPRTAGRHYIIITLWENRQAFYHWQNSAEYKHTHKHRGTSKGADVKIINRELSYNIRIELADMV; encoded by the coding sequence ATGAAAATTTATGATGAATATAGAAGTTATGTAATAGAAGAACTGGATGATTGTCTCACAATACAAAAAAATAATGACACTGCATATTACGATGTGCTAGAAGCGATAAATGATTTATCAAATGATTCATTATGTGTGTTAAATCATTTATATATTAACGAAGGACAAGAAGAAACATTCGAGCAAAAATTTTTGCGACGTAATAAGCATTTAAAAAACGTTGATGGATTTAAAGCATTAAGGTTTTTAAGACCTAGAACAGCTGGTAGACACTATATCATTATTACGCTGTGGGAAAATAGGCAAGCATTTTATCATTGGCAAAATTCAGCTGAGTACAAGCATACACACAAGCATCGTGGCACTTCGAAAGGTGCAGATGTAAAAATAATTAATCGTGAATTATCATACAATATTCGTATTGAATTAGCTGATATGGTCTAG
- a CDS encoding sterile alpha motif-like domain-containing protein yields the protein MSFYEYIQTFKDDKTPLGELAIWIKEDDSFPKQEKLTENILSYFHQMSNIDHEFLEIVKRSLSLYDQLKS from the coding sequence ATGAGCTTTTACGAATATATACAAACATTTAAAGATGATAAAACACCATTAGGCGAATTAGCGATTTGGATTAAAGAAGATGATTCATTCCCAAAACAAGAGAAGCTAACAGAAAACATTTTGTCTTATTTTCATCAAATGTCCAATATAGATCATGAGTTTTTAGAAATTGTAAAAAGATCACTTTCTCTGTATGATCAATTAAAATCGTAA
- the betA gene encoding choline dehydrogenase → MSNKNKSYDYVIIGGGSAGSVLGNRLSEDKDKEVLVLEAGRSDYFWDLFIQMPAALMFPSGNKFYDWIYSTDEEPHMGGRKVAHARGKVLGGSSSINGMIYQRGNPMDYEGWAEPEGMETWDFAHCLPYFKKLEKTYGAAPYDKFRGHDGPIKLKRGPATNPLFQSFFDAGVEAGYHKTPDVNGFRQEGFGPFDSQVHRGRRMSASRAYLHPAMKRKNLTVETRAFVTEIHYEGRRATGVTYKKNGKLHTIDANEVILSGGAFNTPQLLQLSGIGDSEFLKSKGIEPRVHLPGVGENFEDHLEVYIQHKCKEPVSLQPSLDIKRMPFIGLQWIFTRTGAAASNHFEGGGFVRSNNEVDYPNLMFHFLPIAVRYDGQKAAVAHGYQVHVGPMYSNSRGSLKIKSKDPFEKPSIRFNYLSTEEDKKEWVEAIRVARNILSQKAMDPFNGGEISPGPEVQTDEEILDWVRRDGETALHPSCSAKMGPASDPMAVVDPLTMKVHGMENLRVVDASAMPRTTNGNIHAPVLMLAEKAADIIRGRKPLEPQYIDYYKHGVHDENEGAIEVKPYAK, encoded by the coding sequence ATGAGTAACAAAAACAAATCATATGATTATGTCATCATTGGAGGAGGCAGTGCAGGTTCTGTACTAGGTAATCGTCTGAGTGAAGATAAAGATAAAGAAGTCTTAGTATTAGAAGCGGGTCGCAGTGATTATTTTTGGGATTTATTTATCCAAATGCCTGCTGCGTTAATGTTCCCTTCAGGCAATAAATTTTACGATTGGATTTATTCAACAGATGAAGAACCACATATGGGCGGTCGTAAAGTAGCACATGCCCGAGGTAAAGTTTTAGGTGGATCAAGTTCGATTAATGGCATGATTTATCAACGTGGTAATCCAATGGACTATGAAGGCTGGGCAGAACCAGAAGGTATGGAAACTTGGGATTTTGCGCACTGTTTACCGTATTTTAAAAAATTAGAAAAAACATACGGTGCAGCGCCTTATGATAAATTTAGAGGCCATGATGGACCAATTAAGTTAAAACGAGGGCCAGCAACGAATCCTTTATTCCAGTCATTCTTTGATGCAGGTGTTGAAGCAGGCTATCATAAAACACCTGATGTGAATGGATTTAGACAAGAAGGTTTTGGACCGTTCGATAGTCAAGTACATCGTGGTCGCCGAATGTCAGCTTCAAGAGCATATTTACATCCAGCGATGAAGCGTAAAAACTTAACCGTTGAAACACGTGCCTTTGTAACTGAAATTCATTATGAAGGTAGAAGAGCAACTGGTGTTACGTATAAGAAAAATGGCAAACTACATACCATCGATGCTAATGAAGTCATTTTGTCTGGTGGGGCATTCAATACGCCACAATTACTACAATTATCTGGTATCGGTGATTCAGAGTTCCTAAAATCAAAAGGCATTGAGCCACGTGTTCATTTACCTGGTGTGGGTGAAAACTTTGAAGATCACTTAGAGGTATACATTCAACATAAATGTAAGGAACCTGTATCATTACAGCCAAGCTTAGATATCAAGCGCATGCCATTTATTGGTTTACAATGGATTTTCACACGTACAGGTGCAGCAGCATCTAACCATTTTGAAGGTGGCGGATTTGTACGTTCAAATAACGAAGTTGATTATCCTAACTTAATGTTCCATTTCTTACCAATAGCTGTAAGATATGATGGTCAAAAGGCAGCGGTCGCACATGGTTATCAAGTTCACGTAGGACCAATGTATTCAAACTCTCGTGGTAGCTTGAAAATCAAATCTAAAGATCCATTCGAAAAACCAAGTATCCGCTTTAATTATTTATCAACAGAAGAAGATAAAAAAGAATGGGTAGAAGCAATTCGTGTAGCAAGAAATATCTTATCTCAAAAAGCAATGGATCCATTCAATGGTGGAGAAATTTCACCAGGACCAGAAGTGCAAACAGACGAAGAAATTCTTGATTGGGTTCGTAGAGATGGTGAAACAGCATTACACCCATCTTGTAGTGCTAAAATGGGTCCTGCTTCAGATCCAATGGCAGTAGTTGACCCGTTAACAATGAAAGTCCACGGTATGGAAAATTTACGTGTAGTTGATGCATCAGCTATGCCACGTACGACAAATGGCAATATACACGCACCTGTTTTAATGTTAGCTGAAAAAGCAGCAGACATTATACGTGGCAGAAAGCCTTTAGAGCCACAATATATTGATTATTATAAGCATGGTGTTCATGATGAAAATGAAGGTGCAATCGAAGTAAAACCATACGCTAAATAA